A region of Thermoanaerobaculia bacterium DNA encodes the following proteins:
- a CDS encoding efflux RND transporter periplasmic adaptor subunit, whose translation MKKRWIGAGITAVVLMGGLIAARSRGKSAPKEESSPFRLGKVEAEDLQVSVREVGVVDPETKVDVKSAVSGRVVSLKVREGAVVRVGDVLAEVEPDVTQAQSLSDVQAGVRQSRLRLEDAEREFANQKALYDNGLVGSDALKAVTNKRAQARQELEAAQTRYRIVEDHGIPISGDATTQKARVTSPMNGVVISKGVELGETVTSGVSSFNEGTVLFTVADLKSLLIRVNLNEVDIAKVHVGEPVRITLDAYPQKVFSGKVRFVAPAAKLVDKIKVFEVEVALDELSDAYRTGMSANVEILGERRPHTISIPIEALQRKDGKPVAYRLKEKLPAKLMAAAKEGLSGRNKYTWLSEHWKDYFEPVPVTAGVATLERVEILSGLEANSQICLEDPTRKKVEKDDENN comes from the coding sequence ATGAAGAAGCGATGGATCGGGGCGGGAATCACGGCGGTCGTCCTCATGGGCGGGCTGATCGCGGCGCGCAGCCGCGGGAAGAGCGCTCCGAAGGAGGAGTCGAGCCCGTTCCGGCTCGGCAAGGTCGAAGCCGAGGACCTGCAGGTGAGCGTTCGTGAAGTCGGGGTCGTCGATCCCGAGACGAAGGTCGACGTCAAGTCCGCCGTATCGGGACGGGTCGTCTCGCTCAAGGTGCGGGAAGGCGCGGTCGTCCGGGTCGGGGACGTGCTCGCGGAAGTCGAGCCCGACGTCACCCAGGCCCAGTCCCTGTCCGACGTTCAGGCGGGCGTGCGCCAGTCCCGCCTCCGTCTCGAGGACGCGGAGCGGGAGTTCGCCAACCAGAAGGCGCTCTACGACAACGGCCTCGTCGGCAGCGACGCCTTGAAGGCGGTGACGAACAAGCGTGCGCAGGCCCGGCAGGAGCTCGAGGCGGCGCAGACCCGGTACCGGATCGTCGAAGACCACGGCATCCCGATCTCCGGCGACGCGACCACCCAGAAGGCGCGCGTGACAAGTCCGATGAACGGGGTCGTGATCAGCAAGGGAGTCGAGCTCGGCGAGACCGTGACCTCCGGGGTCTCTTCGTTCAACGAGGGGACCGTGCTCTTCACGGTCGCGGACCTGAAGTCGCTCCTGATCCGCGTGAACTTGAACGAGGTCGACATCGCCAAGGTCCACGTCGGCGAGCCCGTCCGCATCACTCTCGACGCGTATCCTCAGAAGGTCTTCTCGGGGAAGGTCCGGTTCGTCGCCCCCGCCGCCAAGCTCGTCGACAAGATCAAGGTCTTCGAAGTCGAGGTCGCGCTCGACGAGCTGTCCGACGCCTACCGCACCGGGATGAGCGCCAACGTCGAGATCCTCGGGGAGCGCCGGCCGCACACGATCTCGATCCCGATCGAAGCCCTGCAGCGCAAGGACGGGAAGCCGGTGGCCTACCGCCTCAAGGAGAAATTGCCCGCCAAGCTCATGGCCGCCGCGAAGGAAGGCCTTTCCGGACGCAACAAGTACACGTGGCTCTCGGAGCACTGGAAGGACTACTTCGAGCCGGTGCCGGTGACCGCCGGGGTCGCCACGCTCGAGCGCGTCGAGATCCTGTCCGGCCTCGAGGCGAACAGCCAGATCTGCCTCGAGGACCCGACCCGGAAGAAGGTCGAAAAGGACGATGAGAACAACTGA
- a CDS encoding ATP-dependent DNA ligase, whose protein sequence is MTLPISPPYPPMEALLVDAIPEGPGWQYEPKWDGFRCIAFRDGSSVDLQSKSGQPLGRYFPEVVETLLGMAARKFVLDGEIVVPVGDRFSFDDLLLRIHPAESRIRKLAKESPAALVVFDLLVDEEGRSLVGRPLKERRRKLEAFAKKHFKRAKRILLSPATRDAGRAKEWFRMVGGGLDGVVAKALDVDYRSGERSGMQKIKSLRTADCVVGGFRYGSRTREVGSLLLGLYDDAGKLHHVGFTSGLKGDRKALTKALEKLVKPPGFTGRAPGGPSRWSTERSGDWKPLAPRLVVEVRYDSFSGGRFRHGTKLLRWRPDKAPKQCTMKQVQTESRSASLLL, encoded by the coding sequence GTGACGCTCCCGATATCGCCGCCGTATCCGCCGATGGAGGCGCTCCTCGTCGACGCGATTCCGGAGGGTCCGGGATGGCAGTACGAGCCGAAATGGGACGGCTTCCGCTGCATCGCGTTTCGGGACGGGAGCAGCGTCGACCTGCAGTCCAAGAGCGGCCAGCCGCTCGGACGCTACTTTCCCGAGGTGGTCGAAACGCTCCTCGGAATGGCCGCGCGGAAGTTCGTGCTCGACGGCGAGATCGTCGTCCCGGTCGGGGACCGCTTCTCGTTCGACGATCTGCTGCTGCGGATCCATCCGGCGGAGAGCCGGATCCGGAAGCTCGCGAAAGAGTCGCCCGCGGCGCTCGTCGTGTTCGACCTTCTCGTCGACGAGGAGGGACGCTCGCTCGTCGGCCGTCCGCTGAAGGAGCGCCGGCGCAAGCTCGAAGCGTTCGCGAAGAAGCACTTCAAGCGCGCGAAGCGGATCCTCCTCTCTCCCGCCACGCGGGACGCCGGCCGCGCGAAGGAATGGTTCCGGATGGTCGGCGGCGGGCTCGACGGGGTCGTCGCGAAGGCGCTGGACGTCGACTACCGCTCCGGCGAGCGGAGCGGGATGCAGAAGATCAAGAGCCTCCGCACGGCGGACTGCGTCGTCGGCGGCTTCCGCTACGGCTCGCGCACCCGCGAGGTGGGCTCGCTCCTCCTCGGGCTCTACGACGATGCCGGCAAGCTCCATCACGTCGGCTTCACGTCGGGACTGAAGGGGGACCGCAAGGCGCTGACGAAGGCGCTCGAAAAGCTCGTGAAGCCGCCCGGCTTCACCGGCCGCGCGCCGGGCGGCCCGAGCCGCTGGAGCACCGAGCGGAGCGGTGACTGGAAGCCGCTCGCGCCCAGGCTCGTCGTCGAGGTCCGCTACGACTCTTTCTCGGGGGGCCGCTTCCGCCACGGGACGAAGCTCCTGCGATGGCGACCCGA
- the ligD gene encoding non-homologous end-joining DNA ligase — protein sequence MKPPASAAIPADRDEAEIAIGKKRVRLTNLRKVFWPKLGVTKGDLLRYYAAISPWLLPHVADRAMVMKRYPHGAGGEFFFMKRAPSPRPEWIRTCAIEHASGSVIDFPVVDDLAGLLWVINLGCIDLNPWYARCDDVNRPDFLHFDLDPVKGGSFAQVRETALAVGAALAALGMPRFAKTTGSRGIHVYVPIVRGPTQKEVWGFAKRFAQEIAARHPKLATSEYRIAKRPARRVLVDYNQNAWGRTLASIYSVRPSPEAGVSTPVRWNEVEQGIAIEDFRIDNVVARVRRLGDLWAPLLSKKGRFRLEEYL from the coding sequence GTGAAGCCGCCGGCGTCCGCCGCCATCCCCGCCGACCGGGACGAGGCCGAGATCGCGATCGGGAAGAAGCGGGTCAGGCTCACGAACCTGCGGAAGGTCTTCTGGCCGAAGCTCGGCGTGACGAAGGGGGACCTCCTGCGCTATTACGCGGCGATCTCGCCGTGGCTCCTGCCGCACGTCGCCGACCGCGCGATGGTGATGAAGCGCTATCCGCACGGCGCCGGCGGCGAGTTCTTCTTCATGAAGCGCGCGCCCTCCCCGCGGCCGGAGTGGATCCGGACGTGCGCGATCGAACACGCGTCGGGCAGCGTCATCGACTTTCCGGTCGTGGACGATCTCGCCGGGCTCCTGTGGGTGATCAACCTCGGATGCATCGACCTGAACCCGTGGTACGCACGCTGCGACGACGTGAACCGACCCGATTTCCTCCATTTCGACCTCGATCCGGTCAAGGGCGGGTCGTTTGCGCAGGTGAGAGAGACGGCGCTCGCCGTCGGCGCCGCGCTCGCCGCGCTCGGCATGCCCCGTTTCGCGAAGACGACCGGCTCGCGCGGCATCCACGTCTACGTGCCGATCGTCCGCGGCCCGACCCAGAAGGAGGTCTGGGGATTCGCCAAGCGGTTCGCGCAGGAGATCGCGGCGCGGCACCCGAAGCTCGCGACGTCCGAGTACCGCATCGCGAAGCGTCCCGCGCGCCGTGTCCTCGTCGACTACAACCAGAACGCCTGGGGCCGGACGCTCGCGTCGATCTACTCCGTGCGTCCGTCGCCGGAGGCCGGCGTCTCGACGCCGGTCAGGTGGAACGAGGTCGAGCAGGGGATCGCGATCGAGGATTTCCGGATCGACAACGTCGTCGCGCGGGTGCGCCGCCTCGGCGATCTCTGGGCCCCGCTCCTGTCGAAGAAGGGGCGATTCCGGCTGGAGGAGTACCTGTGA
- a CDS encoding ABC transporter ATP-binding protein — protein sequence MRTTDGGPIIDVAGLTKVYGANGTAVHALRGVDLAVSAGEFVALIGPSGSGKSTLMAILGCLDSPTAGTYRFDGERVDGLSGPALAKIRNAKIGFVFQNYNLLPKASVVRNVELPMLYAGVGRRERRERAMELLHTVGIAEKAGQLPAALSGGQRQRVAIARALANRPKMLLADEPTGALDSKTGHEVLALFQDLHARGNTVLLVTHDPTIAALAQRRVEIHDGLVRPDEAAA from the coding sequence ATGAGAACAACTGACGGCGGGCCGATCATCGACGTCGCCGGGCTCACGAAGGTCTACGGAGCCAACGGCACGGCCGTGCACGCGCTGCGGGGCGTCGACCTGGCCGTCTCGGCCGGGGAGTTCGTCGCGCTGATCGGCCCCTCCGGGTCCGGGAAGTCGACGCTCATGGCGATCCTCGGCTGCCTGGACTCGCCGACGGCGGGAACCTACCGTTTCGACGGCGAGCGCGTGGACGGCCTCTCGGGCCCGGCGCTCGCGAAGATTCGCAACGCGAAGATCGGCTTCGTCTTCCAGAATTACAACCTGCTGCCGAAAGCCTCCGTCGTCCGCAACGTCGAGCTCCCGATGCTCTACGCGGGCGTGGGCCGCCGCGAGCGCCGGGAGCGGGCGATGGAGCTCCTCCACACCGTTGGCATCGCGGAGAAGGCCGGGCAGCTTCCGGCGGCGCTCTCCGGCGGCCAGCGCCAGCGCGTGGCGATCGCCCGGGCGCTCGCGAACCGCCCGAAGATGCTGCTCGCCGACGAGCCGACGGGCGCGCTCGACTCGAAGACCGGGCACGAGGTGCTGGCGCTCTTCCAGGACCTCCACGCCCGCGGGAACACCGTCCTCCTCGTCACGCACGACCCGACGATCGCCGCGCTCGCCCAGAGGCGCGTCGAGATCCACGACGGCCTCGTCCGCCCGGACGAAGCGGCGGCGTGA